The window TCTACCTTTAGAGTCTCTCTTTATTAGACATACTTTACCTCATTTTTTTAGATTGGTCATGTTTCGTGGGTTTGGCCAATGGTAACAATAGATAAAAAAACAACGAATGCAATTGATAATTATTATCATTCGTATATGATTATCTTAATACACAAATTTTGAGTGACACTTATGGATCGACTAATCTCTTTTTTGCCAAGCAGCAGCGCTGCGAAAACAACTCAGTTTTCACTGTCTTTTAAGCGCCTGCTTTTACCTATTTCACTTGCGGCGTTAGTTGCAGCTCCTGCTACGCGAGAATTGACGGTCACTACCTTGTCAGACGCCTTCTGGGCAGTGTCATGTTACGTTGCGCTAACCTTAGCGATTTACCACTGGTTAAGTCTATACATCAACAAAGACAACGTCTTCAATAAGCTCGTCCATCAATCTCGTTCAAACCAAGTTGTATTCGCCGCGCTAATGGGGGCATTGCCAGGCTGTGGGGGGGCGATTGTGGTCACCACACAATTTATTTCAGGCAAACTCGGATTTGGTGCGGTTGTGGCTGTGCTCGTCTCAACCATGGGTGACGCGGCCTTCCTGTTAATTGCTAGCGAGCCCAAAACAGGTTTAGCCATGATGGCGATGGGCATAATAGTGGGTACCGCCTCAGGACGAATCACAAACTTGTTTCACGCAGACGACTTTTTACGCCCGAAACAGGCAGAGAAAAATGAAGCGGAAAACAACGGCGCCTCACAACCTCAAGATCAAAACCCTGTCTCTAAAAAAGCGATAAACCTTCAGGGTTACCTATGGTCTGTGCTTATTATTCCGGGAGCCGCAGTTGCCCTGCTTGGCTCTTTTCAAGTCGATGTAAACCAGTTGCTCACACTGCCTGAAATGTCTATGGAATGGACGGGAACGATTTTACTGATCAGCTCGATGTTCCTGTGGGGGCTTACCCGTGAAATTGAGGATTACAAATCAGCCGTAAGTGAAGATGAGAAATGTTTAGGCTCTCATCCATTACAAAAAACCGCTCAAGACACCAACTTTGTCACCGCATGGGTGGTGGTTGCTTTTCTTTTCTTCGAATTTGGCTCTGTGATTGCAAATGTCGATTTTGCGACGCTATTCTCAAGCTGGGGCATGATGCTCCCCCTGGCGGGTGTGTTGATGGGTTTGTTACCGGGGTGTGGTCCGCAATTGTTGGTCACTAGCCTATACCTTTCAGGCGCACTGCCACTTTCTGCTCAGGTAGGTAACGCAATTTCAAATGATGGTGATGCTTTATTCCCAGCTATCGCAATGGCACCTAAAGCTGCTCTTGTAGCAACGTTATATTCAGGCGTGCCCGCATTAATCTGTGCATACGGTTATTGGTTTATGTTCGAGCTTTAGCTTTATGTACGAAACTTGAGCTCTATATATAAAGTTTGAGTTCTGGATTTGCGTTCAAGGCTGAGATTTATATTCAAGGTTTAAGCATAACCCCCATAGGTTTTTATTAGGTCGGTACTTTGTATCGGCCTTTTTGTTTCCAGTAACCTAAGCTTGTTACAAGAAATTCTTTTGACATACTCTCCCTACTCGATTGTTTCTACAGCTTATCAGTAGCAGCACGTTGTAGCCCTTCTCAAATACACCTCCATAAACACTATGACAATGTTTTGTTAGAAACCCCAATCAGGGCACCAGAAAAACAAAAAGCCCCGGTAAGAGTCCTTACAGGGGCTTTAATTCAAGCTTTTGTACTTAAGTTACTTAGCAAATAAGCTCGGTTGCTCAAGTAACAACTTAAGAAACTTCGATTGGACCACCGAATGAAGTTACAGGAGGCAGTTTGCCTTGGAACTTCTCGAAGTTGACCAAACATGTATTTGCTGACGTTGCTTGAGCAAGTTCAGACGTACCGATGTCTTGAGTTAGTGTGTTTGGATCGCCGTATGTACATAGCGCGCCAACTTTCTCGTTAATCGGGCCATACCAAGCACCTTCTTCGATACGAACAACACCAGGCGCGTAGCTATCCATTAGAACAGCACCTGCTAGTAGTTGCCCACGGTCATTGAACACACGTACTACGTCGCCATCTTTGATGCCTTTCTTCTTAGCATCGATTGGGTTGATGTAGATTGGCTCACGGCCTTGTACCGCGTAAGTCGCACGCCACTCTTCAGATTCACACATCTGAGAGTGAAGACGCTTGTCTGGGTGACAAGATTGTAGCCAGTACGGGTGTTTGTCAGAGCCTGGACCACCGTGTGAACGTTCAGATTTCTCAAACCACATTGGGTGTTCTTGACAGTGCTCGTAACCCATATTGCCAACAGTACGGCTTGTGATTTCGATGAAACCAGAAGGAGTACCTAGTGCGTTGATCTCTGGATCTTCACGGAATGAAGCGTGACGAGTCCATGGCTTACCTTTACCGAAGTCTAGGAAACCTTTCTCCCAGAACTCAGCAAACTCAGGCATTTCGAAGCTGCCTTCGTTTGATGCACGACATTCGTCATACAGAGATTTAACCCACTGCATTTCGTCCATACCACGCGTGTAATCGTCGTAACGGCCCCAACGCTTAGTTAGGCTAGACATGATCTCGAAGTCAGTTTTAGACTGGAACAGAGGATCCACTAGTTTGTGCATCGCGATCAAACCACGGCCAGAGTACGCGCCGTAACCATCAATATCATTACGTTCCCACTGAGTACATGCAGGAAGCACGATATCAGAGTGACGACAAGTTGCAGTCCAAGCGAAATCAACAGCCACTACAGTTTGTAGGCTCTTGAATGCTTTACGCATCTTGTTGCGATCTTGGTGGTGGTGCCACGGGTTATTACCACTGAATACCATCATCTTGATATCCGGTAGTGTTACCGTTGAACCGTTCGCTTTGATCTTCTTACCTGGCTCTAGCAAGCTATCTACCCAACGAGCAACAGGGATTACACGGCTGTAACCGTTGTAATCAGTGTTAGTGTGCTTAGGCGATTGACCTTGGTCGATGTTCAGCGGGAATGAACCCGGAGCAGCGAAGCCAGTTGAAGATACACCGATACCAGAGTAGTGGTGACCATAAGAGATACCACCGCCTGGAAGACCAATTTGGCCAACCATTGCTGCAATAACGGCACACATCCAGTAAGGCTGCTCACCGTGCTCTTGACGTTGGATACTCCAACCAACAAGAATCTGCGTACGACCGTTAACCAGCATCTTAGCGAATTCACGGATAGAGTCCGCGCTTGCGCCACAGATAGCCGAAGCCCACTCTGGTGTCTTCTCAACTTTATCTTTCGTTTCACCTTGAACGTACTTGATGAAGTCTTCAAAACCTAGACAGTAAGTTTCGATGAACTTCTTGTCGTATAGGTCTTCGTTGTAAAGAACGTGAGCAACACCAAGCATGAATGCCACATCAGTTTGTGGGTTGATGTACATTTGCTCGTTTTCTAGGTAACGGCCTGTTTTGTTTTTAACAGGGTCAACAGAAACAACGTTGATCTCTTTCTTAGCAACTTTCTCTTTCAGCTGTTCTAAATATGCAAATGACTCGTGAGTCTCACATGTCCAACCTACTTGCAGGTTTTTAACTGGATCGTTACCCCAAAGAACAATGTTGTCACTGTTTTCTAGGATAAGTTCCCAAGATGTACCTTGTGCGTAAACTTCAGTAGAACCTAGCACGTAAGGCATGATCGTTTGACCAGCACCTGTTGAGTAGTCACCGATTTTCTTCACAGAGTAACCGTGAAGTGCCATTGCACGTTGCATGTGGTTAGTACAGCTGTGGAACTGACCCGTTTGTCTCCAACCAGTTTGACCTGTGTGAAGCGCCCATGGACCGTAATCTTTCTGTACGCGCTCTAGTTCGCGGTAAACAAGGTCTAGTGCCTCATCCCAAGTCACACGAATAAAACGGTTGTTACCACGCGTGTCTGCGCTGTATTTATGCTTCTTCAACCAATCTAGGCGAACCATTGGGTAACGCACACGTGATGGGCTGTAGATAATACCTTTAATACCTTTCAACATCTCAGTTGGGTGTTGATCGATTTCTAGAGGTTTAATCTCTTGTACTTTACCCGCGTAAACGCGAGCTCGGAATGCACCCCAGTGAGAACCAGAGACTTTCCACGCGCCGTCTGTTTCTGCTGCAGACGCTGATGCCGACGCCAATAAGCTTGGACCGATAACCGATGCCGCACTTGTAGTAGCGACACCTTTAAGAAAACTTCTTCTTGTAATTGCCATTGTGTTACTCCAATTGACGTCTTATTAGTGATGGCCTTCAGAAAAATCTGATGAGTGCTTCTGTAGATACTTCAGAACAAGAGCTTCTGTATCTGTATCGAAGTTAACAAATGCAATCATACCATCTAGCATGCCTACCCAACCGTTAGCACTGAAGTGAGCTTCATCTGGCTGTGAGTGACACGTTGAACAGTTAGATTGGTACGCTTGACCCGCTGCGTTCCAGATTGGATCGAAGTTATCAACCATAGACTCTTTCTTCATCCAAAGTGCTAGGTTAACTTCTTCCCATGGAAGGCCAGTAAGCTCATCTTCTTTCTTCTCACCAACAGTGATAACGTCACTTTGAGATACTTCTTTCGTCAAGATTGCAGTTGAGATGTTCATACCGAAGTCTTCTTGGATTACACGTCCGAAGCCTTTCGCTTTACGCCAACCGTCGATTTGAATCTTGATCATGTCGCCTTTTTCGTCGATCACAGCCACTTTACTTGCAGGGCTTAATAGACCCGCTTCAACTGTTGCTGTTTCATCTGTGTACATTGGTAGGTGACGAATAGAGATCACGTCAGAACCATTTGCGTAAGATGTGCTGCTTGCTACATTTTCTAGCTCGCCAACAATGCCGCTTGCTGATGCCATATCCTTTGGAAGGTTGTGAGCAATACCTTTATGACAGTCAACACAGCTTTGATCACGTTCTGCTGCATTCTTCATCTGGATACGCGCTGTTGGACGCATGTTCTCGAAGTCCATTGAATCGTAGTTGTGACAGTTTTTACACTCTAGAGATTTGTTCGAAGAGAAACGATCCCATTCGTGTTTAGCCAGTTCGATACGACGAGCTTCGAATTTCTCAGGTGTATCTAGGTCACCAAATACTTGAGCGAATACTTCTTTAGATGCTTGCATCTTACGAGCGATTTTTGCTGTCCATTCATGTGGAACGTGACAGTCAGGACAAGTAGCACGTACACCAGAAGTGTTTTTCCAGTGAACCGTTTCTTGTAGTTCTACGTACACGTTGTCACGCATGGTGTGACAGCTTACACAGAACTCTTCTGTATTTGTGTGCTCTAGAGCTGTGTTAAAACCGCCCCAGAAAATAACACCAGCGATAAAGCCACCCATAGTTAGTACACCAAGACTGATGTGTACTGCAGGGCGAGTCATTGTGCGCCATAATTTAACTAAAAATGATTTCATGTTTAGCTCTCTTAAATATTGATTTTAGAAAATGTTGTTACTAGAGGGCATTACATG is drawn from Vibrio sp. SNU_ST1 and contains these coding sequences:
- a CDS encoding putative manganese transporter: MDRLISFLPSSSAAKTTQFSLSFKRLLLPISLAALVAAPATRELTVTTLSDAFWAVSCYVALTLAIYHWLSLYINKDNVFNKLVHQSRSNQVVFAALMGALPGCGGAIVVTTQFISGKLGFGAVVAVLVSTMGDAAFLLIASEPKTGLAMMAMGIIVGTASGRITNLFHADDFLRPKQAEKNEAENNGASQPQDQNPVSKKAINLQGYLWSVLIIPGAAVALLGSFQVDVNQLLTLPEMSMEWTGTILLISSMFLWGLTREIEDYKSAVSEDEKCLGSHPLQKTAQDTNFVTAWVVVAFLFFEFGSVIANVDFATLFSSWGMMLPLAGVLMGLLPGCGPQLLVTSLYLSGALPLSAQVGNAISNDGDALFPAIAMAPKAALVATLYSGVPALICAYGYWFMFEL
- the torA gene encoding trimethylamine-N-oxide reductase TorA, producing MAITRRSFLKGVATTSAASVIGPSLLASASASAAETDGAWKVSGSHWGAFRARVYAGKVQEIKPLEIDQHPTEMLKGIKGIIYSPSRVRYPMVRLDWLKKHKYSADTRGNNRFIRVTWDEALDLVYRELERVQKDYGPWALHTGQTGWRQTGQFHSCTNHMQRAMALHGYSVKKIGDYSTGAGQTIMPYVLGSTEVYAQGTSWELILENSDNIVLWGNDPVKNLQVGWTCETHESFAYLEQLKEKVAKKEINVVSVDPVKNKTGRYLENEQMYINPQTDVAFMLGVAHVLYNEDLYDKKFIETYCLGFEDFIKYVQGETKDKVEKTPEWASAICGASADSIREFAKMLVNGRTQILVGWSIQRQEHGEQPYWMCAVIAAMVGQIGLPGGGISYGHHYSGIGVSSTGFAAPGSFPLNIDQGQSPKHTNTDYNGYSRVIPVARWVDSLLEPGKKIKANGSTVTLPDIKMMVFSGNNPWHHHQDRNKMRKAFKSLQTVVAVDFAWTATCRHSDIVLPACTQWERNDIDGYGAYSGRGLIAMHKLVDPLFQSKTDFEIMSSLTKRWGRYDDYTRGMDEMQWVKSLYDECRASNEGSFEMPEFAEFWEKGFLDFGKGKPWTRHASFREDPEINALGTPSGFIEITSRTVGNMGYEHCQEHPMWFEKSERSHGGPGSDKHPYWLQSCHPDKRLHSQMCESEEWRATYAVQGREPIYINPIDAKKKGIKDGDVVRVFNDRGQLLAGAVLMDSYAPGVVRIEEGAWYGPINEKVGALCTYGDPNTLTQDIGTSELAQATSANTCLVNFEKFQGKLPPVTSFGGPIEVS
- the torC gene encoding pentaheme c-type cytochrome TorC — protein: MKSFLVKLWRTMTRPAVHISLGVLTMGGFIAGVIFWGGFNTALEHTNTEEFCVSCHTMRDNVYVELQETVHWKNTSGVRATCPDCHVPHEWTAKIARKMQASKEVFAQVFGDLDTPEKFEARRIELAKHEWDRFSSNKSLECKNCHNYDSMDFENMRPTARIQMKNAAERDQSCVDCHKGIAHNLPKDMASASGIVGELENVASSTSYANGSDVISIRHLPMYTDETATVEAGLLSPASKVAVIDEKGDMIKIQIDGWRKAKGFGRVIQEDFGMNISTAILTKEVSQSDVITVGEKKEDELTGLPWEEVNLALWMKKESMVDNFDPIWNAAGQAYQSNCSTCHSQPDEAHFSANGWVGMLDGMIAFVNFDTDTEALVLKYLQKHSSDFSEGHH